Proteins encoded by one window of bacterium:
- a CDS encoding TIGR00730 family Rossman fold protein, with protein sequence MSNETSLIIKALLEEVLSKEIHPVLQRLHRAQLDNRRVFRMMAEMVTGMEVMSKLPDAVSIFGSARSKHRDPAYKAARQIGKRFAEEGYAVITGGGPGVMEAANRGALEGGGTSVGLNISLPHEQLANKYANVELNFRYFFIRKVMFVKYARALVVLPGGFGTMDELFESLTLKQTGKMQKFPIILFDKAYWASLYGWLRDQMVSAGYLDEEDLNLFSMTDDPEDVVERVHIYCQTQKSHEEPYVSYVESEEFTEGL encoded by the coding sequence AGGTCCTTTCCAAGGAGATCCACCCGGTCCTGCAGAGGCTCCACCGGGCCCAGCTGGACAACCGCCGGGTTTTCAGGATGATGGCCGAGATGGTGACGGGAATGGAGGTCATGTCCAAATTGCCCGACGCCGTCAGCATCTTCGGCTCGGCACGTTCCAAGCACCGGGACCCGGCTTACAAGGCCGCCCGGCAAATCGGCAAGAGGTTCGCCGAAGAGGGCTACGCGGTGATCACCGGAGGCGGGCCAGGCGTCATGGAGGCCGCCAACAGGGGTGCCTTGGAAGGGGGAGGGACCTCGGTGGGACTCAACATCTCCCTGCCCCACGAGCAGCTCGCCAACAAATACGCCAACGTGGAGCTCAACTTCCGCTACTTTTTTATACGCAAGGTCATGTTCGTAAAATACGCGAGGGCTCTCGTGGTCCTCCCCGGCGGTTTCGGCACCATGGACGAGCTGTTCGAGTCCCTGACTCTCAAGCAGACCGGGAAGATGCAGAAGTTCCCCATCATCCTGTTCGACAAGGCCTACTGGGCCTCCCTTTACGGGTGGCTTCGGGATCAGATGGTGTCTGCCGGCTACCTGGACGAGGAAGACCTGAACCTCTTCTCCATGACCGACGACCCCGAAGATGTGGTGGAGCGAGTGCACATCTACTGTCAGACCCAGAAGTCCCACGAAGAACCATATGTCTCCTATGTCGAATCCGAGGAGTTCACGGAGGGTCTCTAA